One segment of Phycisphaerales bacterium DNA contains the following:
- the ispG gene encoding flavodoxin-dependent (E)-4-hydroxy-3-methylbut-2-enyl-diphosphate synthase, which yields MKPRRVTRQISIGDERTGIVRIGGDAPVSVQTMTAGYTYEIDKCVAEINRMAAAGADIVRVAVPQRKDTEALAKILPQVSVPIVADVHFHFKRALEAIDAGVHKIRLNPGNIYDRDQVNAVIDACKERGLPIRIGVNEGSIIERKDKQQRAQELGKFFADRRQGHLLGLMIAKLEEYLDIFKERDFHDVCISAKSMDPQLVIDAYTEISERFDYPLHLGVTHAGPKETGTIRSVVALGSLLANGIGDTIRISYANDPVYEVEDGLEMLYCLGLRTRVGAELIACPTCGRIQVDLFTLVQDVRKVLADEIHLPIKVAVMGCIVNGPGEAEGADVAVFAGDRRGIIYVQGERVANVPEEEILVRLKEETVRFQQAVIDGKAHIGDKSVEIVPPDPIGELGSGLEKIAGGKVEKITIGQSNPSA from the coding sequence ATGAAACCGCGACGAGTAACGAGACAGATATCGATTGGTGATGAGCGAACAGGGATTGTTCGTATCGGTGGTGATGCACCGGTCTCAGTCCAGACCATGACCGCTGGATACACCTACGAAATTGATAAGTGCGTGGCAGAGATCAACCGCATGGCTGCCGCAGGTGCAGATATTGTCCGCGTCGCGGTGCCACAACGGAAAGACACCGAGGCACTCGCAAAGATCCTGCCTCAAGTCTCGGTACCAATTGTTGCTGATGTTCACTTTCATTTTAAACGTGCGCTTGAAGCCATTGATGCAGGCGTACATAAGATCCGGCTCAATCCGGGCAATATTTATGATCGTGATCAAGTCAATGCCGTCATCGATGCCTGTAAAGAGCGAGGCTTGCCGATTCGCATCGGAGTCAACGAAGGATCGATTATCGAACGCAAGGACAAGCAACAGCGAGCGCAAGAGCTTGGCAAGTTCTTTGCCGACCGCCGCCAAGGACATTTACTTGGACTCATGATTGCTAAACTCGAAGAGTACCTCGACATTTTTAAAGAACGGGACTTCCACGATGTATGCATCAGTGCGAAGTCGATGGATCCGCAACTGGTTATTGATGCCTATACCGAAATATCAGAACGCTTTGACTATCCACTGCATCTCGGCGTCACACATGCCGGCCCGAAAGAAACGGGGACCATTCGTAGTGTCGTTGCTCTGGGCTCACTGCTGGCCAATGGAATCGGAGACACCATTCGCATTAGCTATGCAAATGATCCTGTCTACGAAGTTGAAGATGGCCTGGAGATGCTCTACTGCCTTGGATTGCGAACGCGCGTCGGCGCTGAGCTGATTGCATGTCCGACTTGTGGTCGAATCCAGGTTGATTTATTCACACTCGTCCAAGATGTACGCAAAGTGCTCGCTGACGAAATTCACTTACCCATCAAAGTTGCTGTCATGGGTTGCATCGTGAATGGGCCTGGCGAAGCAGAGGGCGCGGACGTGGCTGTTTTCGCTGGTGATCGCCGCGGCATCATCTATGTGCAAGGCGAACGGGTCGCGAACGTTCCAGAAGAGGAAATCCTGGTACGTCTCAAGGAAGAAACGGTCCGATTCCAACAGGCCGTCATCGACGGCAAAGCCCACATTGGCGACAAGTCCGTTGAAATTGTGCCTCCCGATCCAATTGGCGAGCTGGGAAGTGGCCTGGAGAAGATTGCCGGCGGCAAAGTCGAAAAGATCACCATCGGTCAATCGAACCCAAGCGCATAA
- a CDS encoding type II secretion system protein GspG, which yields MMIFKNIVGVLTLCSVVSIGWAGDEQNAADDSAFLRMKSEKGLIALEVAVQTLTSCQPDAPEVLLVGVAHIAEASFYEGIDDILSSAEVVLYESVLPAGADRPSGETEEQRIETTQASMAFVGSLLAWSEQVEGASPKTLAELGVSIKKLDARMERWLQEASVDAWGQPLIYVPATQDSPWELISLGSDGVSGGDASAADLQLKNSSDIQAPATSGDHGLQGRLADALGLAFQLESLPYDNLSWRCSDLTFDRLARRAKERGFELDSLADTLAGSSLPAKFVKTILAAIPMLDAMAGGRVTDALKVMMIEVLSDETMIEASMNYLGEGFAEVIINDRNEAVMDDLAEIIREEPDVKSVAILYGAGHMQDFLVRLKERFCYQPIKKQWLIAMEVDLNKSALSRMELAQIRVAMKRMLDMTKSQMESQ from the coding sequence ATGATGATCTTCAAAAATATTGTGGGCGTTCTCACGCTCTGTAGTGTTGTTTCCATTGGCTGGGCAGGTGACGAGCAAAACGCAGCGGACGATTCTGCATTCCTTCGCATGAAGTCAGAGAAAGGCTTGATTGCTTTAGAGGTGGCTGTTCAAACGCTGACCAGTTGTCAGCCTGATGCCCCTGAAGTGCTCCTTGTTGGCGTTGCACACATTGCCGAAGCATCTTTTTACGAGGGAATCGATGACATCCTGTCATCTGCGGAGGTCGTGCTTTACGAATCCGTGCTGCCAGCAGGCGCAGATCGCCCCAGTGGCGAGACGGAAGAACAGCGCATTGAAACAACCCAAGCTTCAATGGCCTTTGTTGGCTCGCTTTTGGCGTGGTCTGAGCAAGTGGAAGGTGCGTCACCGAAGACACTGGCTGAGCTTGGCGTGAGCATTAAAAAGCTTGATGCTCGGATGGAACGCTGGCTGCAAGAAGCAAGTGTGGATGCCTGGGGGCAGCCGTTGATCTATGTGCCGGCTACCCAGGACAGTCCATGGGAGCTCATCAGCCTTGGTAGTGATGGTGTCAGTGGTGGTGATGCTTCAGCCGCAGATCTGCAGCTCAAAAACAGTTCAGACATTCAGGCGCCAGCAACATCGGGTGATCATGGGTTGCAAGGTCGTCTTGCTGATGCACTGGGACTGGCCTTCCAGCTTGAATCGCTGCCCTACGACAACCTTTCATGGCGTTGCAGTGATCTGACCTTTGATCGATTGGCCCGTCGAGCGAAAGAGCGTGGCTTTGAGCTCGACTCTTTGGCAGACACGTTGGCAGGTTCATCACTACCGGCAAAGTTTGTGAAGACAATTTTGGCGGCCATACCAATGCTTGATGCCATGGCCGGTGGGCGCGTGACTGATGCGCTAAAGGTCATGATGATTGAGGTACTTAGTGATGAGACGATGATTGAGGCCAGCATGAACTATTTGGGCGAGGGCTTTGCAGAAGTGATTATCAATGATCGCAATGAGGCAGTGATGGATGATCTGGCTGAGATCATTCGTGAAGAGCCTGATGTTAAATCGGTGGCCATTTTATATGGAGCCGGACACATGCAAGATTTTCTTGTGCGACTCAAAGAGCGGTTTTGTTACCAGCCCATCAAGAAACAATGGTTGATTGCGATGGAAGTGGATCTGAATAAGAGTGCTCTATCTCGTATGGAGTTGGCACAGATTCGAGTAGCGATGAAACGCATGCTTGACATGACGAAGTCGCAGATGGAGTCGCAGTAG
- a CDS encoding MotA/TolQ/ExbB proton channel family protein, whose translation MMIALTTPASDVSLLIERGGYVMIPLLILSAISLALIFERAVFWLIVSARSRPSRLARLSGDLRVGDSASAARSVEGDRSVYGDLVKSLHQNGASDAVALEVIELSRPRLDRFMVVLSTIITAAPLLGILGTVIGIIQSFELLGEQSTLQDPADVAGGIAAALLTTALGLIIALITLFPYMLYRSCSNRALGRMEMLIAAAQQGEAIGGREVTIERDKPRQPHEPELAKK comes from the coding sequence ATGATGATTGCCCTGACCACACCTGCCAGTGACGTCTCCTTGCTGATCGAGCGCGGTGGGTACGTCATGATACCGCTGCTCATTCTTAGCGCGATTAGCCTTGCATTGATTTTTGAGCGGGCTGTTTTCTGGCTCATCGTTTCAGCTCGCAGTCGCCCATCGCGACTGGCTCGTCTCTCTGGCGACTTAAGAGTAGGTGATTCTGCAAGTGCCGCCAGAAGCGTTGAAGGTGATCGTTCTGTTTATGGTGACTTGGTAAAGAGTCTGCATCAAAATGGCGCAAGTGATGCCGTTGCACTTGAAGTCATCGAGTTATCGCGACCTCGCCTTGATCGTTTTATGGTGGTCTTATCAACCATCATTACAGCCGCACCATTGTTGGGCATTTTGGGAACGGTGATTGGAATTATCCAGTCCTTTGAGTTACTCGGAGAGCAGTCAACACTTCAAGATCCTGCGGACGTGGCGGGCGGTATTGCAGCAGCTTTGTTAACCACTGCATTAGGTCTCATCATTGCTCTTATTACACTTTTTCCATACATGCTTTATCGCTCATGTTCCAATCGCGCCTTGGGCCGTATGGAGATGTTGATTGCAGCAGCGCAACAAGGTGAAGCAATTGGTGGGCGTGAGGTTACGATTGAACGGGACAAGCCAAGGCAACCGCATGAACCGGAATTGGCAAAGAAATAG